One Ostrea edulis chromosome 2, xbOstEdul1.1, whole genome shotgun sequence genomic region harbors:
- the LOC130051531 gene encoding uncharacterized protein LOC130051531, translating to MVSSDIIGSLKPMRIMDLQMSIGSICTLIVLAHLVSANVNVTDLMKTYISVCGPGYTCYNWSATVRTPGDQWKSNICPECSCEEDCFQKRTCCPDEYFLRPYSVYKSIFINYPAFFTKQRKVPQMYAIVTSCSVKSESTHKNECENEASPAVILKRPPVTSKATNNSYANRACAYCHREKKEDLHDWQIITDNNCMYEGTILYFSSYEEILSYAINASCVLLYSPYYTLPAMEKIAHIPALQDLCNVSGTWKEMDYNIQKACESSYDLRYRSYSNIFCAMCNPIYFEQNVSKMSSCNLTGEWFEYDEDLRNS from the exons AGAATTATGGACCTCCAGATGAGCATTGGAAGTATATGTACTCTGATTGTTCTAGCACACCTTGTCAGCGCCAACGTTAATGTGACCGACCTGATGAAGACGTACATCAGTGTGTGTGGTCCGGGATACACGTGTTATAACTGGTCAGCCACTGTCCGCACGCCAGGTGACCAATGGAAATCAAACATATGCCCGGAGTGTTCCTGCGAAGAAGACTGTTTTCAGAAACGAACCTGTTGTCCAGATGAATATTTTCTCAGACCTTACTCTGTATACAAGTCAATATTTATCAATTACCCAGCATTCTTCACAAAACAGAGAAAAGTTCCTCAAATGTATGCAATTGTCACTTCTTGTTCAGTAAAAAGTGAATCAACGCATAAGAATGAATGTGAAAACGAGGCTTCACCAGCTGTCATCTTGAAAAGGCCACCAGTAACCTCTAAAGCGACCAATAATTCATACGCTAATCGTGCATGTGCCTATTGTCACAGAGAAAAGAAGGAAGATCTTCACGACTGGCAGATTATAACTGATAATAATTGTATGTACGAAGGCACAATTTTGTATTTCTCCTCTTATGAAGAAATTCTGTCATATGCAATAAATGCATCGTGTGTTTTATTGTACTCGCCGTATTACACATTACCTGCAATGGAAAAGATAGCTCACATTCCAGCACTTCAAGACCTCTGTAATGTTTCAGGAACTTGGAAGGAAATGGACTATAACATTCAGAAAGCATGTGAATCTTCTTACGACCTCAGATACAGATCATATAGCAACATATTTTGTGCGATGTGTAATccaatttattttgaacaaaatgtGTCGAAAATGTCATCGTGTAACCTAACAGGAGAGTGGTTTGAGTATGATGAGGACTTA AGAAATTCGTAA
- the LOC125680103 gene encoding uncharacterized protein LOC125680103: MDESLFDDVSVHTEKAAPVEDYIPGMLTAKNQQINITYLLMKRLSLLREPICDKTFLPPLARNQTDDDCKCDPLCMMREPWKCCLDTALSWPITCIEDRINIARPMMMTVVNGCHRTDSRYDGSVYYGAIRHMCENNVGRFHMFPVVSAGSLSYRNIYCFLCNNNFKMIKNGLEILSTYTVWTMRLRCSKEMNLHYSTSLTETISCALSQSLCDLYFNTEKSFQCPEASSLGHSQCNATFNLHELDNDIQWACEKSHYTKYVNNDFCQHCNPRDPITEDPAVDTCDNSSLNYDPFYREACLLFPNASITYNLTSETRYKNRFCEACNEPSALDCFLPKTRQNLSQSKPGSFRIYRPRLINLFRFHGAATRPDVNEKVDDSDESCYPGRMPTSDKCVLIFQMAATTTYTLNFEVDVNVTSTKIILISHLTTMLNDTFHIQSLLDQIFSNRIMEFFVLPLVKSADLEQWYGDLYFKAVIYVKVQAIGMFNRSSVEDALYAFPSRFQRFISEHAVTFAGNIHSITSTSISIIGTQHTPPFIIGEWEHPTSPYADYFRSLNNSFLQTPVTNNHVSSLLFCKQNVYKKSDFIIDYKALELVWKESNQRFKIGHFVNSLKENIHICHDDIRQIKASSSTGNLPLRIVTLTCTGISLICLVLTFITYCLLKELRTIPGLNLMNLVFSLFCAQLLFIFSDNTDDHIVCKVVGILLHYFWLCTCCCLLVCCFHMFRVFNSRKIVRSGINFTANTFYRYIVFSYLLPLAIVGINVSVMFGVTKTLGYGQHICFAENIISNIISFTIPLIVTCCCNCFFFFKTIRGISASGRIRKDKMRDAKTFAKLFSITGLVWIVQIIDAFVRWTVLSYLSTILVCLQGCFIFFSFCCSKTIKRLRKENNMPSPPKANFYTIPMEERKRSPTKPNETGMDLPIDETAGKLQASDDSV, translated from the exons ATGGACGAATCTTTGTTTGATGATGTATCTGTACATACAGAAAAAGCTGCTCCTGTCGAAGATTACATTCCAGGAATGCTAACAGCGAAGAACCAACAAATCAACATCACATATTTACTGATGAAACGTTTATCCCTCTTGCGAGAGCCGATATGCGACAAGACATTTTTACCGCCCCTTGCTAGAAACCAAACCGATGATGATTGTAAGTGTGACCCCCTGTGCATGATGAGAGAACCTTGGAAATGTTGTTTGGACACTGCTTTATCGTGGCCTATCACTTGCATTGAAGATCGTATTAATATTGCACGGCCTATGATGATGACAGTCGTCAATGGCTGTCACAGAACAGACAGTAGGTATGATGGTTCTGTTTACTATGGAGCCATTAGACATATGTGCGAAAATAACGTCGGTCGATTTCATATGTTCCCTGTAGTTTCTGCTGGATCATTATCGTACAGAAATATTTACTGCTTCCTCTGCAACAAcaactttaaaatgataaagaatGGTCTGGAGATTTTGTCTACGTACACCGTTTGGACAATGCGGCTGCGGTGCTCAAAAGAGATGAATCTTCATTACTCTACAAGTCTAACTGAAACAATATCATGCGCACTTTCACAAAGCCTTTGTGATTTATATTTTAACACTGAGAAGTCATTTCAATGTCCCGAAGCATCTTCTTTGGGACATTCTCAATGTAATGCCACCTTCAATCTTCATGAGCTTGACAATGACATACAATGGGCATGCGAAAAATCACACTATACTAAATATGTCAACAACGACTTTTGCCAACACTGCAATCCACGAGATCCAATTACAGAAGACCCTGCGGTTGATACCTGTGATAACTCAAGCCTTAATTATGATCCATTTTACCGCGAAGCATGCTTACTATTTCCAAATGCTAGCATTACATACAACTTAACATCTGAGACCCGATATAAGAATAGGTTTTGTGAGGCGTGCAACGAACCTTCTGCTCTAGATTGTTTTCTCCCAAAAACCCGCCAAAATTTATCTCAGTCCAAACCGGGATCATTCCGCATTTATCGTCCACGGCTTATCAATTTATTCAGATTTCATGGAGCTGCAACTCGACCTGATGTAAATGAAAAG GTTGACGACAGTGATGAGTCCTGCTATCCCGGCCGGATGCCTACCAGTGACAAATGCGTGTTAATCTTCCAAATGGCGGCGACTACAACATACACACTTAACTTTGAAGTGGATGTTAATGTTacatcaacaaaaatcattCTTATTAGTCATCTTACCACGATGCTCAACGATACATTCCATATACAAAGCCTACTCGATCAAATATTTTCGAACAGAATTATGGAATTCTTTGTCCTTCCCTTAGTAAAATCTGCAGATTTGGAACAGTGGTATGGGGACTTGTATTTCAAAGCTGTAATTTACGTTAAAGTACAAGCCATTGGGATGTTCAACCGTTCCTCAGTCGAGGATGCTTTGTATGCTTTTCCGTCGAGATTTCAGCGTTTTATTAGCGAGCATGCCGTAACCTTTGCAGGCAATATACATTCCATAACTTCAACAAGTATAAGTATTATCGGTACACAGCACACACCACCGTTCATTATAGGAGAATGGGAACACCCCACCTCCCCATACGCTGACTATTTCCGTTCTCTAAATAACTCGTTCCTCCAAACACCTGTAACAAACAACCACGTTAGCTCCTTGcttttttgtaaacaaaatgtcTACAAGAAAAGCGATTTCATAATTGATTATAAAGCTCTTGAATTGGTTTGGAAGGAATCCAACCAGCGTTTTAAGAtaggtcattttgtaaattctttaAAGGAAAATATACACATTTGTCATGATGATATTCGACAGATAAAGGCTTCCTCATCTACAGGCAATTTACCTCTTCGGATAGTCACTTTGACTTGTACAGGAATAAGTTTGATTTGTCTAGTTTTGACTTTCATAACGTACTGTTTATTAAAAGAATTGCGCACTATCCCTGGATTGAATTTGATGAACTTGgtgttttctttgttttgtgcGCAGCTCTTGTTTATCTTTTCGGACAACACTGACGACCACATTGTATGTAAAGTCGTTGGAATTCTACTCCACTATTTCTGGTTGTGTACGTGTTGCTGTCTGTTGGTCTGTTGTTTTCACATGTTTAGAGTCTTTAATTCTCGGAAGATCGTGCGATCAGGAATAAACTTTACAGCCAATACGTTCTATCGATATATCGTGTTCTCATACCTTTTACCGCTAGCTATTGTTGGAATAAACGTTTCAGTGATGTTCGGGGTTACTAAAACGCTTGGCTATGGACAACACATATGTTTTgcagaaaatataatttcaaatatcataTCATTCACTATTCCTCTCATTGTTACATGTTGCTGCaattgtttctttttctttaaaaccATTAGAGGGATTTCAGCATCAGGTAGAATACGAAAAGATAAAATGAGGGACGCGAAGACATTTGCAAAATTATTCTCCATTACAGGACTCGTGTGGATAGTTCAGATCATTGATGCCTTTGTCAGATGGACTGTTCTATCCTACTTATCAACCATCTTAGTTTGTCTCCAAggatgttttattttctttagtTTTTGCTGTTCAAAAACGATCAAGCGCTTGCGGAAAGAAAATAACATGCCAAGTCCACCAAAAGCAAATTTCTATACAATTCCTATGGAAGAAAGGAAAAGATCTCCAACAAAACCCAATGAAACAGGCATGGATTTACCAATAGATGAAACTGCTGGGAAATTACAGGCCTCGGATGATTCCGTTTGA
- the LOC125678870 gene encoding uncharacterized protein LOC125678870, translated as MVREPPSIRTRSLQVLETLRFTWDEHNAETLMVDPQGELYIISKVDGGRGKLYHIPKDAWAESSHRYHLTGGREMPTPDHGRGPVAGDISPDGREVLVKTYHKIFYWNVGDSLDHLRTLMSTPKQVPYISEHQGESVCLESNGSGYYTISEGTSEALHYYKRLS; from the exons ATGGTGCGGGAACCACCCAGTATCCGTACCAGATCTCTTCAAGTTTTAGAAACGCTAAGATTTAC CTGGGATGAACACAACGCCGAGACACTGATGGTAGATCCACAAGGAGAGCTATACATTATTTCTAAAGTCGACGGAGGGAGAGGGAAATTATATCACATCCCTAAAGACGCGTGGGCGGAGTCGTCCCATCGGTACCACCTGACAGGAGGACGGGAGATGCCAACTCCTGATCACGGACGAGGACCGGTAGCCGGCGACATCTCGCCGGACGGACGGGAAGTACTAGTCAAGACctatcacaaaatattttactggaATGTAGGGGACAGCCTCGACCATTTGAGGACCTTAATGAGCACCCCTAAACAGGTCCCGTACATCAGCGAACACCAGGGCGAGTCTGTCTGTTTGGAGTCTAACGGAAGTGGTTACTACACCATTAGTGAAGGCACATCAGAAGCACTCCATTACTACAAGCGATTGTCATGA
- the LOC130051532 gene encoding uncharacterized protein K02A2.6-like — translation MFSVSQSTIDTDENLTEQFIQKNYSDLFLGIGCLPGKHKIQLTENVQPVIHPQRRISVALSQKIKDKLKTMEQEGIIVRQSEPTEWVNSLVTVIKPSGSVRLCLDPKDLNSAIKRPHYPMLTIDEIVSRMPNAKYFSKLDAISGFWQIQFDEESSKLCTFNSPLGRFRFLRMLFGLNCASEIYHSMMSRMVEDIEGAE, via the coding sequence ATGTTTAGTGTGTCACAGTCAACTATTGACACTGATGAGAACCTCACAGAACAGTTCATACAGAAAAACTATTCAGATTTATTCCTCGGAATTGGCTGTTTACCTGGTAAACACAAAATACAGCTAACGGAAAACGTACAACCAGTCATACATCCACAAAGACGCATATCTGTAGCTCTTAGCCAAAAGATCAAGGACAAACTCAAAACAATGGAACAGGAGGGAATCATTGTTCGACAGTCTGAACCAACGGAGTGGGTTAATAGCTTAGTGACTGTTATCAAACCTAGTGGTTCAGTTAGACTTTGCCTTGATCCTAAAGATCTCAATTCAGCTATAAAGCGACCTCATTATCCTATGCTCACTATTGATGAAATAGTTTCTCGCATGCCGAATGCCAAATATTTCTCCAAGTTGGATGCAATTTCTGGATTCTGGCAAATCCAATTTGATGAAGAAAGTTCTAAGCTATGTACATTTAACTCGCCTCTAGGAAGGTTTAGATTCTTGAGAATGCTATTTGGTCTGAACTGTGCGTCAGAGATATACCACAGTATGATGTCACGAATGGTGGAGGATATCGAAGGTGCTGAGTGA